The Doryrhamphus excisus isolate RoL2022-K1 chromosome 1, RoL_Dexc_1.0, whole genome shotgun sequence genome includes a window with the following:
- the LOC131135454 gene encoding ATP-sensitive inward rectifier potassium channel 10-like isoform X2, protein MTSATPPSSRSSSPQKVCHSQTQTDVLKPLLGGGLSGVGGTLRKRRRVLSKDGRSNVRIEHVSGRSSLYMRDLWTTFLDMQWRYKFFLFTATFAGTWFLFGVLWYLLALAHGDLLEFDPPSNHTPCVMQMQTLTGAFLFSLESQTTIGYGFRCITEECPVAIVLLIIQLVLTTLMEIFITGTFLAKVARPKKRGETVKFSQHAVVSTQEGRPCLMIRVANMRKSLLLGCQVTGKLLQTSLTKEGETVRLDQRNVTFQVDTSSDSPFLILPLTFYHIIDDSSPLRAWAAKGGGWTDPELADFELLVILSATVEPTSATCQVRTSYLPDEILWGYEFPPVVSLSQSGKYVADFAFFDKVAKSKSAPVFKPSGHTYQSNGGGTVPEVSDTEKIRLEQSYRDRGEDRGRGRDTNLSVRISNV, encoded by the exons ATGACGTCCGCCACACCCCCTTCCTCTCGTAGCTCCTCCCCCCAGAAAGTGTGCCACTCCCAGACCCAGACGGACGTCCTGAAGCCCCTGCTGGGTGGCGGCCTCTCTGGAGTAGGTGGGActttgaggaagaggaggcgggTCCTGTCCAAAGATGGGCGGAGCAATGTGCGCATCGAGCATGTCAGTGGGCGGAGCTCTCTGTACATGCGCGACCTGTGGACCACGTTCCTGGATATGCAGTGGCGTTACAAGTTCTTCCTGTTCACGGCCACTTTTGCCGGGACCTGGTTCTTGTTTGGGGTGCTGTGGTACCTGCTGGCGCTGGCGCATGGCGATCTGCTGG AGTTTGATCCTCCGTCCAACCACACGCCTTGTGTGATGCAGATGCAGACCCTGACGGGGGCCTTCTTGTTCTCACTGGAGTCCCAGACCACCATTGGGTACGGTTTCCGCTGCATCACAGAGGAATGCCCTGTCGCTATCGTGCTCCTCATCATCCAGCTGGTCCTCACCACGCTGATGGAGATCTTCATCACCGGAACCTTCCTGGCTAAG GTCGCTCGGCCGAAGAAGCGAGGTGAGACCGTCAAGTTCAGCCAGCACGCTGTGGTGTCCACCCAGGAGGGCCGACCCTGCCTGATGATCAGGGTGGCCAACATGCGCAAGAGCCTCCTGCTTGGCTGCCAA GTCACGGGTAAGCTGCTCCAGACGTCTCTGACCAAGGAAGGAGAGACAGTTCGTTTGGACCAGAGAAACGTTACCTTCCAAGTGGACACGTCCAGCGACAGCCCCTTCCTCATCCTGCCACTCACCTTCTACCACATCATTGACGACAGCAGCCCTCTGAGAGCTTGGGCTGCCAAGG GTGGCGGCTGGACGGATCCAGAGTTGGCCGACTTTGAGTTGCTGGTGATCTTGAGCGCCACCGTGGAGCCGACCTCGGCCACCTGCCAGGTTCGCACCTCCTACCTGCCCGACGAGATCCTGTGGGGCTACGAGTTCCCTCCCGTAGTATCCCTCTCCCAGTCGGGTAAATACGTGGCCGACTTTGCCTTTTTCGACAAAGTGGCCAAGAGCAAGAGTGCACCAGTCTTTAAACCATCCGGCCACACCTACCAGAGCAACGGTGGCGGGACTGTTCCTGAGGTGTCTGACACCGAAAAGATACGCTTGGAGCAGAGCTACAGAGACCGTGGGGAGGACCGTGGGCGTGGCAGGGACACTAACCTCAGCGTGCGTATTAGCAACGTGTGA
- the LOC131135466 gene encoding uncharacterized protein LOC131135466 isoform X1, with protein sequence MDVLVHVVISLLLARKVEGSEVMTMYVQQGKDQLFKVKDDVTLTDIFVWKFNKNDTIIRLIDNQPPKIYSCYETRFSLVRHFSLLINNVQASDTGVYTALLLGSPDQTLAEYHLQVQAAVSPVKLVVASVSTSDDLCNITATCATDNGRVNSTFRCDRDNCSEVEMRHSGATTLDLYLQAFFPNVSIVCNHSNKVSWTMDAKEVRDICVGESDKSSIANWIWIPVLAGLGLGFLSFLLYKWMTFRSQVKESRNRARNQHADRLESNHAILNACHVNDAANLSSTYALVEFHTAPQEHPMTDRISPETMYAKVMRAKPNVDTGSKFHQTIKPL encoded by the exons ATGGATGTCCTCGTCCACGTCGTTATTTCTCTGCTGCTGGCACGAAAAGTGGAAG ggTCTGAAGTGATGACCATGTATGTGCAGCAGGGAAAAGACCAGCTCTTCAAAGTGAAGGATGATGTTACATTAACTGACATTTTTGTATGGAAGTTCAACAAAAATGATACTATAATAAGATTAATTGATAACCAACCACCAAAAATATATTCCTGTTATGAAACAAGATTTAGTCTAGTCCGACATTTCTCGTTGCTTATAAACAATGTTCAAGCATCTGACACTGGAGTCTACACTGCACTGCTGCTTGGTTCTCCAGACCAGACGTTGGCAGAATATCATCTTCAAGTTCAAg CTGCAGTGTCACCCGTCAAGCTTGTGGTGGCGTCGGTATCCACCAGCGACGACTTGTGTAACATCACGGCGACGTGCGCAACCGACAATGGGCGTGTCAACAGCACTTTTAGATGTGATCGTGACAACTGCAGTGAGGTGGAAATGCGACATTCAGGTGCCACAACCCTGGATTTGTATCTCCAGGCTTTCTTCCCCAATGTCTCCATCGTTTGCAACCACAGCAACAAGGTCAGCTGGACCATGGATGCAAAGGAGGTTCGTGACATATGCGTTGGAG AATCTGACAAAAGTTCAATAGCGAACTGGATCTGGATTCCAGTCCTTGCTGGTCTCGGTCTtggctttctttcttttcttctttacaAGTGGATGACCTTCAGAA GTCAGGTCAAGGAATCAAGGAACCGCGCCAGGAATCAACACGCAGACCGCTTG GAGAGCAACCATGCCATTTTGAATGCATGTCACGTAAATGATGCAGCAAATCTTTCTTCAACCTACGCCTTGGTAGAATTTCACACAGCTCCGCAAGAACACCCCATGACTGACAGGATCTCGCCAGAGACGATGTATGCTAAAGTCATGAGAGCAAAGCCCAATGTGGACACGGGATCTAAGTTTCACCAGACAATAAAACCCTTATAG
- the LOC131135466 gene encoding uncharacterized protein LOC131135466 isoform X2, which produces MTMYVQQGKDQLFKVKDDVTLTDIFVWKFNKNDTIIRLIDNQPPKIYSCYETRFSLVRHFSLLINNVQASDTGVYTALLLGSPDQTLAEYHLQVQAAVSPVKLVVASVSTSDDLCNITATCATDNGRVNSTFRCDRDNCSEVEMRHSGATTLDLYLQAFFPNVSIVCNHSNKVSWTMDAKEVRDICVGESDKSSIANWIWIPVLAGLGLGFLSFLLYKWMTFRSQVKESRNRARNQHADRLESNHAILNACHVNDAANLSSTYALVEFHTAPQEHPMTDRISPETMYAKVMRAKPNVDTGSKFHQTIKPL; this is translated from the exons ATGACCATGTATGTGCAGCAGGGAAAAGACCAGCTCTTCAAAGTGAAGGATGATGTTACATTAACTGACATTTTTGTATGGAAGTTCAACAAAAATGATACTATAATAAGATTAATTGATAACCAACCACCAAAAATATATTCCTGTTATGAAACAAGATTTAGTCTAGTCCGACATTTCTCGTTGCTTATAAACAATGTTCAAGCATCTGACACTGGAGTCTACACTGCACTGCTGCTTGGTTCTCCAGACCAGACGTTGGCAGAATATCATCTTCAAGTTCAAg CTGCAGTGTCACCCGTCAAGCTTGTGGTGGCGTCGGTATCCACCAGCGACGACTTGTGTAACATCACGGCGACGTGCGCAACCGACAATGGGCGTGTCAACAGCACTTTTAGATGTGATCGTGACAACTGCAGTGAGGTGGAAATGCGACATTCAGGTGCCACAACCCTGGATTTGTATCTCCAGGCTTTCTTCCCCAATGTCTCCATCGTTTGCAACCACAGCAACAAGGTCAGCTGGACCATGGATGCAAAGGAGGTTCGTGACATATGCGTTGGAG AATCTGACAAAAGTTCAATAGCGAACTGGATCTGGATTCCAGTCCTTGCTGGTCTCGGTCTtggctttctttcttttcttctttacaAGTGGATGACCTTCAGAA GTCAGGTCAAGGAATCAAGGAACCGCGCCAGGAATCAACACGCAGACCGCTTG GAGAGCAACCATGCCATTTTGAATGCATGTCACGTAAATGATGCAGCAAATCTTTCTTCAACCTACGCCTTGGTAGAATTTCACACAGCTCCGCAAGAACACCCCATGACTGACAGGATCTCGCCAGAGACGATGTATGCTAAAGTCATGAGAGCAAAGCCCAATGTGGACACGGGATCTAAGTTTCACCAGACAATAAAACCCTTATAG
- the LOC131135438 gene encoding kelch-like protein 10 isoform X3, which produces MNYDGRLSSKCVSLYEELRLTRRLNDAVIKIDNAEFHVHKIILCNCSPYFGALFLRWSTPGQMIYVIHGLTPHLMQLFIDFAYTGSVSVTEDNVQDLLVAADKFNVIGIVQTCSTFLTEQLCPENCIGIWQFTKNCHTPELQLKAYQYILYHFEEVATADELRQLSMPDFCDILDRDDLIVKKENIVYEAILHWIGHAPWERGRNLAVLLAKVRLALTSQEYITINVLSNQQVQNSRECLDMVAFAARVMRHMTTHSVSGYCNLVARPRLPSAILLAIGGWSGPSATDCIEAYDVHANCWDYLFDKMDQPRAYCGAAFLNDSIYCLGGFDGAEHYNTVSRFDLNTGIWQEVAPMHYRRCYVSVTVLNGCIYALGGFDGHVRLKTAEYYRPETNQWTFIASMHEQRSDASCTALNDKIYVCGGFNGNEPLQTAEYYCPETNEWTMIAPMSSRRSGVGVIGFADHIYAVGGFDGEIRLTSAEAYNPRLNNWIILPHMQCPRSNFGIEVVEDCLIVAGGYNGVSTTSHVEYYDLTTGLWSPASDMRISRSGLTCCVMTGLCNMTKCAVVRNNLPLLFLEDDVTEMDDDI; this is translated from the exons ATGAATTACGATGGAAGACTTTCAAGCAAATGTGTCTCTCTTTATGAAGAACTGCGTCTAACGAGGAGACTTAACGACGCTGTTATCAAAATAGACAATGCTGAATTTCATGTCCATAAAATCATCCTATGCAACTGCAGCCCGTACTTTGG AGCCCTCTTCCTACGTTGGTCAACCCCAGGCCAGATGATCTACGTCATACATGGTCTGACGCCTCACTTAATGCAGCTCTTCATTGATTTTGCATACACCGGCTCTGTGTCAGTAACAGAGGACAATGTACAGGACTTGTTAGTGGCAGCTGATAAGTTCAATGTCATAGGAATTGTTCAAACCTGCAGCACATTTCTAACAGAGCAGCTCTGCCCAGAGAACTGCATCGGCATCTGGCAGTTCACGAAGAACTGTCACACCCCGGAGCTGCAGCTCAAGGCCTACCAATACATCCTTTACCACTTTGAGGAAGTTGCAACCGCTGATGAGTTGCGGCAACTCTCTATGCCGGACTTCTGTGACATCCTTGACAGAGATGACCTGATAgtgaaaaaggaaaatataGTTTATGAGGCCATCCTACACTGGATTGGACATGCACCTTGGGAGCGAGGCAGAAACCTTGCAGTCCTCTTAGCAAAA GTTCGTCTAGCTCTGACCAGTCAGGAGTACATCACCATCAACGTGTTGTCCAATCAGCAGGTGCAGAACAGCCGGGAATGCCTGGACATGGTTGCTTTTGCAGCCCGAGTGATGCGACACATGACAACACACTCGGTGTCCGGATATTGCAACCTTGTCGCCCGTCCTCGCTTACCGTCTGCCATCCTGCTGGCGATCGGAGGCTGGAGTGGCCCGAGTGCAACAGACTGCATTGAGGCCTACGACGTGCATGCCAACTGTTGGGACTACCTGTTTGATAAAATGGATCAACCCCGTGCTTACTGCGGTGCTGCCTTCCTCAACGACTCCATCTACTGTCTGGGTGGCTTTGATGGAGCAGAGCATTACAACACGGTCAGCCGCTTTGACCTGAACACGGGCATCTGGCAGGAAGTGGCGCCCATGCACTATCGTCGCTGCTATGTGAGCGTAACTGTGCTAAACGGATGCATCTACGCATTAGGGGGTTTTGATGGACATGTAAGACTAAAGACTGCAGAGTACTACAGACCCGAGACCAACCAGTGGACTTTTATTGCCAGTATGCACGAACAACGGAGTGATGCCAGCTGCACGGCCCTAAACGACAAG ATTTATGTGTGTGGTGGCTTTAATGGAAACGAACCCTTGCAAACAGCAGAGTATTACTGCCCAGAGACCAATGAGTGGACCATGATTGCTCCAATGAGCAGCCGTCGCAGTGGTGTTGGAGTCATTGGTTTTGCTGACCATATTTATGCG GTTGGAGGTTTCGATGGTGAAATACGTCTGACCAGCGCTGAGGCCTACAACCCGCGGTTGAACAACTGGATAATCTTGCCCCACATGCAATGCCCAAGAAGCAACTTTGGCATTGAAGTCGTTGAAGATTGCCTCATTGTTGCAGGGGGGTACAATGGCGTCTCCACAACCAGCCACGTTGAGTACTATGACCTAACAACTGGTTTGTGGTCTCCGGCCAGTGACATGAGGATCTCTCGTAGTGGCTTgacttgctgtgtgatgaccgGACTCTGCAACATGACTAAATGCGCTGTTGTTCGAAACAATCTACCGTTGCTCTTCTTGGAAGACGATGTGACAGAAATGGACGATGACATCTGA
- the LOC131135438 gene encoding kelch-like protein 10 isoform X1, whose product MIYVIHGLTPHLMQLFIDFAYTGSVSVTEDNVQDLLVAADKFNVIGIVQTCSTFLTEQLCPENCIGIWQFTKNCHTPELQLKAYQYILYHFEEVATADELRQLSMPDFCDILDRDDLIVKKENIVYEAILHWIGHAPWERGRNLAVLLAKQVQNSRECLDMVAFAARVMRHMTTHSVSGYCNLVARPRLPSAILLAIGGWSGPSATDCIEAYDVHANCWDYLFDKMDQPRAYCGAAFLNDSIYCLGGFDGAEHYNTVSRFDLNTGIWQEVAPMHYRRCYVSVTVLNGCIYALGGFDGHVRLKTAEYYRPETNQWTFIASMHEQRSDASCTALNDKIYVCGGFNGNEPLQTAEYYCPETNEWTMIAPMSSRRSGVGVIGFADHIYAVGGFDGEIRLTSAEAYNPRLNNWIILPHMQCPRSNFGIEVVEDCLIVAGGYNGVSTTSHVEYYDLTTGLWSPASDMRISRSGLTCCVMTGLCNMTKCAVVRNNLPLLFLEDDVTEMDDDI is encoded by the exons ATGATCTACGTCATACATGGTCTGACGCCTCACTTAATGCAGCTCTTCATTGATTTTGCATACACCGGCTCTGTGTCAGTAACAGAGGACAATGTACAGGACTTGTTAGTGGCAGCTGATAAGTTCAATGTCATAGGAATTGTTCAAACCTGCAGCACATTTCTAACAGAGCAGCTCTGCCCAGAGAACTGCATCGGCATCTGGCAGTTCACGAAGAACTGTCACACCCCGGAGCTGCAGCTCAAGGCCTACCAATACATCCTTTACCACTTTGAGGAAGTTGCAACCGCTGATGAGTTGCGGCAACTCTCTATGCCGGACTTCTGTGACATCCTTGACAGAGATGACCTGATAgtgaaaaaggaaaatataGTTTATGAGGCCATCCTACACTGGATTGGACATGCACCTTGGGAGCGAGGCAGAAACCTTGCAGTCCTCTTAGCAAAA CAGGTGCAGAACAGCCGGGAATGCCTGGACATGGTTGCTTTTGCAGCCCGAGTGATGCGACACATGACAACACACTCGGTGTCCGGATATTGCAACCTTGTCGCCCGTCCTCGCTTACCGTCTGCCATCCTGCTGGCGATCGGAGGCTGGAGTGGCCCGAGTGCAACAGACTGCATTGAGGCCTACGACGTGCATGCCAACTGTTGGGACTACCTGTTTGATAAAATGGATCAACCCCGTGCTTACTGCGGTGCTGCCTTCCTCAACGACTCCATCTACTGTCTGGGTGGCTTTGATGGAGCAGAGCATTACAACACGGTCAGCCGCTTTGACCTGAACACGGGCATCTGGCAGGAAGTGGCGCCCATGCACTATCGTCGCTGCTATGTGAGCGTAACTGTGCTAAACGGATGCATCTACGCATTAGGGGGTTTTGATGGACATGTAAGACTAAAGACTGCAGAGTACTACAGACCCGAGACCAACCAGTGGACTTTTATTGCCAGTATGCACGAACAACGGAGTGATGCCAGCTGCACGGCCCTAAACGACAAG ATTTATGTGTGTGGTGGCTTTAATGGAAACGAACCCTTGCAAACAGCAGAGTATTACTGCCCAGAGACCAATGAGTGGACCATGATTGCTCCAATGAGCAGCCGTCGCAGTGGTGTTGGAGTCATTGGTTTTGCTGACCATATTTATGCG GTTGGAGGTTTCGATGGTGAAATACGTCTGACCAGCGCTGAGGCCTACAACCCGCGGTTGAACAACTGGATAATCTTGCCCCACATGCAATGCCCAAGAAGCAACTTTGGCATTGAAGTCGTTGAAGATTGCCTCATTGTTGCAGGGGGGTACAATGGCGTCTCCACAACCAGCCACGTTGAGTACTATGACCTAACAACTGGTTTGTGGTCTCCGGCCAGTGACATGAGGATCTCTCGTAGTGGCTTgacttgctgtgtgatgaccgGACTCTGCAACATGACTAAATGCGCTGTTGTTCGAAACAATCTACCGTTGCTCTTCTTGGAAGACGATGTGACAGAAATGGACGATGACATCTGA
- the LOC131135438 gene encoding kelch-like protein 10 isoform X2 has product MIYVIHGLTPHLMQLFIDFAYTGSVSVTEDNVQDLLVAADKFNVIGIVQTCSTFLTEQLCPENCIGIWQFTKNCHTPELQLKAYQYILYHFEEVATADELRQLSMPDFCDILDRDDLIVKKENIVYEAILHWIGHAPWERGRNLAVLLAKVQNSRECLDMVAFAARVMRHMTTHSVSGYCNLVARPRLPSAILLAIGGWSGPSATDCIEAYDVHANCWDYLFDKMDQPRAYCGAAFLNDSIYCLGGFDGAEHYNTVSRFDLNTGIWQEVAPMHYRRCYVSVTVLNGCIYALGGFDGHVRLKTAEYYRPETNQWTFIASMHEQRSDASCTALNDKIYVCGGFNGNEPLQTAEYYCPETNEWTMIAPMSSRRSGVGVIGFADHIYAVGGFDGEIRLTSAEAYNPRLNNWIILPHMQCPRSNFGIEVVEDCLIVAGGYNGVSTTSHVEYYDLTTGLWSPASDMRISRSGLTCCVMTGLCNMTKCAVVRNNLPLLFLEDDVTEMDDDI; this is encoded by the exons ATGATCTACGTCATACATGGTCTGACGCCTCACTTAATGCAGCTCTTCATTGATTTTGCATACACCGGCTCTGTGTCAGTAACAGAGGACAATGTACAGGACTTGTTAGTGGCAGCTGATAAGTTCAATGTCATAGGAATTGTTCAAACCTGCAGCACATTTCTAACAGAGCAGCTCTGCCCAGAGAACTGCATCGGCATCTGGCAGTTCACGAAGAACTGTCACACCCCGGAGCTGCAGCTCAAGGCCTACCAATACATCCTTTACCACTTTGAGGAAGTTGCAACCGCTGATGAGTTGCGGCAACTCTCTATGCCGGACTTCTGTGACATCCTTGACAGAGATGACCTGATAgtgaaaaaggaaaatataGTTTATGAGGCCATCCTACACTGGATTGGACATGCACCTTGGGAGCGAGGCAGAAACCTTGCAGTCCTCTTAGCAAAA GTGCAGAACAGCCGGGAATGCCTGGACATGGTTGCTTTTGCAGCCCGAGTGATGCGACACATGACAACACACTCGGTGTCCGGATATTGCAACCTTGTCGCCCGTCCTCGCTTACCGTCTGCCATCCTGCTGGCGATCGGAGGCTGGAGTGGCCCGAGTGCAACAGACTGCATTGAGGCCTACGACGTGCATGCCAACTGTTGGGACTACCTGTTTGATAAAATGGATCAACCCCGTGCTTACTGCGGTGCTGCCTTCCTCAACGACTCCATCTACTGTCTGGGTGGCTTTGATGGAGCAGAGCATTACAACACGGTCAGCCGCTTTGACCTGAACACGGGCATCTGGCAGGAAGTGGCGCCCATGCACTATCGTCGCTGCTATGTGAGCGTAACTGTGCTAAACGGATGCATCTACGCATTAGGGGGTTTTGATGGACATGTAAGACTAAAGACTGCAGAGTACTACAGACCCGAGACCAACCAGTGGACTTTTATTGCCAGTATGCACGAACAACGGAGTGATGCCAGCTGCACGGCCCTAAACGACAAG ATTTATGTGTGTGGTGGCTTTAATGGAAACGAACCCTTGCAAACAGCAGAGTATTACTGCCCAGAGACCAATGAGTGGACCATGATTGCTCCAATGAGCAGCCGTCGCAGTGGTGTTGGAGTCATTGGTTTTGCTGACCATATTTATGCG GTTGGAGGTTTCGATGGTGAAATACGTCTGACCAGCGCTGAGGCCTACAACCCGCGGTTGAACAACTGGATAATCTTGCCCCACATGCAATGCCCAAGAAGCAACTTTGGCATTGAAGTCGTTGAAGATTGCCTCATTGTTGCAGGGGGGTACAATGGCGTCTCCACAACCAGCCACGTTGAGTACTATGACCTAACAACTGGTTTGTGGTCTCCGGCCAGTGACATGAGGATCTCTCGTAGTGGCTTgacttgctgtgtgatgaccgGACTCTGCAACATGACTAAATGCGCTGTTGTTCGAAACAATCTACCGTTGCTCTTCTTGGAAGACGATGTGACAGAAATGGACGATGACATCTGA
- the LOC131100229 gene encoding kelch-like protein 10, with amino-acid sequence MFSFNLKQQRFDDADDGASDGKIGFDTEWRHDEPKVLRNGNKFKMSQDGQFSYKSGSMYNDLRLTRELSDAVIVVEKTEFHIHKIILYNCSPYFGALFLRWSTPEQTVYAIHGLTPCLMQLFIDFAYTGSVSVTEANVQDLLVAADRFNVTGIVETCCAFLTEQLCPENCIGIWQFTKNCYTPELQLKAFDYMLYCFEEVANSEELWQLSMQDLCDILDRDDLIVKKENTVYDAILQWIGHAPEERSGNIEALLEKVRLSLTSQEFITINVLTNHLVQNSNKCLDMVTFATRVINHMTTNCVSGYCNMVARPRLPSTILMAIGGRNGRNPAHRIEAYDVHANCWGYLVDSMDQPRSYCGAAFLNDAIYCLGGFDGAEHYNTVSRFDLNKRTWQEVAPMHYRRCYLSVTVLNGCIYAIGGHDGRVRLKTAEYYTPETNQWTLIASMNELRSDASCTSLNNKIYICGGFNGNEFLQTAEYYSPETNEWTMITPMSSRRSGIGVIGFADHVYAVGGYDGDIRLASAEAYNPQTNNWIILPPMECPRSNFGIEVVEDRLIVAGGYNGVSPTKLVEYYDLTTGLWSPASDMGISRSGLTCCVMSGLHNITQYAMLRNDLPLLLLEDGMQDTEDRSNHTENSEIN; translated from the exons ATGTTTTCTTTCAATTTAAAGCAACAACGctttgatgatgctgatgatggagCCTCTGATGGCAAGATTGGTTTTGACACAGAATGGCGCCATGAT GAGCCGAAAGTGTTAAGAAATGGCAACAAATTCAAGATGAGTCAGGATGGTCAGTTTTCATACAAGTCTGGTTCTATGTACAATGATCTACGCCTAACAAGAGAACTCAGCGATGCAGTCATTgtcgttgaaaaaactgaatttcACATCCATAAGATCATCCTTTACAACTGCAGCCCGTACTTTGG AGCCCTCTTTCTGCGTTGGTCCACACCAGAACAGACGGTCTACGCCATACATGGTCTTACTCCTTGCTTAATGCAGCTCTTTATTGATTTTGCATACACCGGCTCTGTGTCGGTAACAGAGGCCAATGTACAGGACTTGTTAGTAGCAGCTGATAGGTTCAATGTGACAGGCATTGTTGAAACCTGCTGCGCATTTCTAACAGAGCAGCTCTGCCCAGAGAACTGCATCGGCATCTGGCAGTTCACGAAAAACTGTTACACCCCGGAGTTGCAGCTCAAGGCTTTTGACTATATGCTCTATTGCTTTGAGGAAGTCGCCAACTCTGAAGAGTTGTGGCAACTCTCGATGCAGGACTTGTGTGACATCCTCGACAGAGATGATCTGATAGTGAAAAAGGAGAACACCGTTTATGATGCCATCCTACAGTGGATTGGACACGCTCCAGAAGAGCGTAGCGGAAACATTGAGGCGCTACTGGAGAAA GTGCGTTTATCTCTGACCAGCCAGGAGTTCATCACCATCAACGTGTTGACCAATCATCTGGTGCAGAACAGCAACAAATGCCTGGACATGGTTACATTTGCTACACGCGTGATAAATCACATGACAACAAACTGTGTGTCCGGATACTGCAACATGGTCGCCCGTCCTCGTCTTCCCTCTACCATCCTGATGGCGATTGGCGGCAGGAATGGACGAAATCCAGCACACCGCATCGAGGCGTACGACGTTCATGCCAATTGTTGGGGCTACCTGGTTGACAGCATGGATCAACCCCGTTCTTACTGCGGTGCTGCCTTTCTCAACGACGCCATCTACTGTCTGGGTGGTTTTGATGGAGCAGAGCATTACAACACGGTTAGTCGCTTTGATCTGAACAAACGCACCTGGCAGGAAGTGGCGCCCATGCACTATCGTCGCTGCTACTTGAGCGTAACTGTGCTAAACGGATGCATCTATGCAATTGGTGGCCATGATGGACGAGTAAGACTAAAGACTGCAGAATACTACACACCTGAGACCAACCAGTGGACTCTCATTGCCAGTATGAACGAACTGAGGAGCGACGCCAGCTGCACATCCCTTAACAACAAG ATTTACATTTGTGGTGGTTTTAATGGAAATGAGTTCTTGCAAACAGCAGAGTATTACAGCCCAGAGACCAACGAGTGGACCATGATAACCCCAATGAGCAGCCGTCGAAGTGGCATTGGAGTCATTGGCTTTGCTGACCATGTTTATGCG gTTGGAGGCTATGATGGTGACATTCGTTTGGCCAGCGCTGAGGCTTATAACCCCCAGACTAACAACTGGATCATTTTACCCCCCATGGAGTGTCCGCGAAGCAACTTTGGCATCGAAGTCGTTGAGGATCGCCTCATTGTTGCTGGAGGTTACAATGGCGTCTCCCCAACAAAGCTTGTAGAGTATTACGACCTGACCACTGGTCTATGGTCTCCAGCCAGTGACATGGGGATCTCTAGAAGTGGTTTGACTTGCTGTGTGATGTCTGGACTTCACAACATAACCCAATATGCTATGCTTCGAAATGATCTACCGTTGTTACTCTTGGAAGATGGTATGCAGGATACGGAGGATCGATCCAACCACACTGAAAACtctgaaataaactga